One window from the genome of Echinicola vietnamensis DSM 17526 encodes:
- a CDS encoding 1-deoxy-D-xylulose-5-phosphate reductoisomerase has translation MSNKKRVALLGSTGSIGTQALEVIKSHAEHFEVEVLTAQNNVDLLIQQALEFQPNAVVIANESHYATLKEALEPHFIKVYAGEQALAQVVEMDTIDVVLTALVGYSGLLPTISAINAGKQIALANKETLVVAGELITDLAKKKGVNIYPVDSEHSAIFQCLVGEFHNPIEKLILTASGGPFRGKDRSFLETVTKEQALKHPNWDMGAKITIDSASLMNKGLEVIEAKWLFGVRPAQIEVVVHPQSIIHSLVQFEDGSIKAQLGLPDMRIPIQFALTYPDRLVSEFPRFDFMQYPSLDFEKPDLETFKNLQLAFDALERGGNAPCVLNAANEVVVVAFLRDQVGFLEMSDIIAETMAAVDYVQSPKLEDFVATDKMARVKTEELIKINK, from the coding sequence ATGTCAAATAAAAAACGCGTGGCCCTATTGGGTTCTACAGGAAGTATTGGCACACAGGCACTAGAAGTGATCAAAAGCCATGCGGAGCATTTTGAGGTAGAAGTATTGACGGCCCAAAACAATGTGGACTTATTGATCCAGCAAGCCTTGGAGTTCCAGCCAAATGCTGTAGTCATCGCCAATGAATCACACTATGCAACGCTTAAAGAAGCATTAGAACCTCATTTTATCAAGGTTTATGCCGGAGAACAGGCGTTGGCACAGGTGGTGGAGATGGATACTATTGACGTGGTGCTAACGGCTTTGGTAGGCTATTCGGGGCTGTTGCCGACCATCAGTGCCATCAATGCAGGAAAGCAAATTGCCTTGGCCAACAAGGAAACCTTGGTGGTGGCAGGTGAACTGATCACTGACCTGGCCAAGAAAAAAGGGGTGAACATTTATCCCGTCGATTCAGAGCATTCGGCCATCTTCCAATGCTTGGTCGGGGAATTTCATAATCCCATTGAGAAATTAATCCTGACGGCGTCGGGAGGTCCTTTTCGTGGGAAAGACCGCTCTTTCTTGGAAACGGTCACCAAAGAACAGGCGTTAAAACATCCCAACTGGGACATGGGGGCCAAGATTACGATCGATTCAGCTTCCTTGATGAACAAAGGCCTGGAGGTGATCGAGGCGAAGTGGCTTTTTGGTGTTCGTCCGGCACAAATTGAGGTGGTCGTACATCCGCAATCCATTATCCATTCGTTAGTACAATTTGAGGATGGAAGCATAAAGGCACAACTTGGGCTGCCGGATATGCGTATTCCCATTCAATTCGCCTTGACATATCCGGACAGGTTAGTGTCCGAATTTCCGCGATTTGACTTCATGCAGTATCCTTCATTGGATTTTGAGAAACCCGATTTGGAAACTTTTAAGAACCTCCAATTGGCTTTTGATGCATTGGAGAGGGGAGGGAACGCTCCGTGCGTCCTCAATGCGGCAAACGAAGTAGTTGTGGTTGCATTTTTGAGGGATCAGGTAGGATTTCTGGAAATGTCGGATATCATTGCCGAAACCATGGCCGCTGTCGATTATGTGCAGTCTCCAAAATTGGAGGATTTTGTCGCTACCGACAAGATGGCAAGAGTGAAAACAGAAGAATTAATAAAGATTAACAAGTAA
- a CDS encoding S1C family serine protease: MQKSFTTFMLAFVAGLLGAWTYQQFFLTDLSLAGHPSADTQFTSHQINNFTESNAPTTSGKANGLPVSFVEASERSTESVVFIKNFSGTDYRRYSIFDYFFGPQGGSPQRVSTGSGVIFSEDGYIITNNHVVEDAETLEVIHQKKTYKAKLIGTDPNTDIAVLKVDAEGLPAIKKGSSRDLQIGEWVIAVGNPFNLTSTVTAGIVSAKERQINILGGDFPLESFIQTDAAINPGNSGGALVNVNGELVGINTAILSKTGTYTGYGFAVPVDIAAKIANDLINYGEVQKAIPGVSTEEITPEIAEKMGLESLDGVIVNHIIRNGAAEKAGMEVGDIIIGIDDTEVNGKGSFEEALSYHYPGDQVTLRYLRENKQKRADITLQNLQGGTGVIEKAFFSSALLGAKLEAVNTVDKDRYEIDYGVKITALTRGYLSELGLGNGFILTEVNGEPAEDPDEIGTFLEEYSGRLVLEGITPRGRVFRQSYSVR; this comes from the coding sequence ATGCAAAAAAGCTTCACTACTTTCATGTTGGCCTTTGTAGCCGGACTGCTTGGCGCCTGGACATATCAGCAGTTTTTTTTGACTGATCTTTCGCTTGCAGGGCATCCATCGGCCGACACGCAATTCACATCTCATCAAATCAATAATTTCACCGAATCAAATGCCCCCACTACCAGTGGCAAGGCCAATGGTTTGCCGGTGTCTTTTGTGGAAGCCTCGGAACGCAGTACCGAATCGGTGGTGTTCATCAAAAACTTCTCGGGCACTGACTACCGAAGATACAGCATATTTGACTATTTCTTTGGTCCACAGGGCGGAAGTCCCCAGCGGGTAAGCACGGGATCAGGGGTCATTTTCAGTGAAGACGGGTACATCATCACCAATAACCACGTCGTAGAAGATGCCGAGACCTTGGAAGTCATCCATCAGAAAAAAACCTATAAAGCCAAACTAATCGGCACAGATCCAAATACGGACATTGCTGTGCTGAAGGTCGATGCCGAAGGCCTCCCCGCCATCAAAAAAGGCAGCAGCCGAGACCTCCAAATCGGTGAATGGGTCATCGCCGTGGGCAATCCATTTAACCTTACCTCTACGGTTACTGCGGGGATCGTCTCTGCCAAGGAGCGGCAAATCAATATCCTCGGAGGTGATTTTCCTTTGGAATCATTTATCCAAACGGATGCGGCCATTAACCCCGGCAACTCCGGAGGGGCCCTTGTCAATGTCAATGGAGAACTTGTCGGCATCAACACCGCCATCCTTTCCAAAACGGGGACCTATACCGGCTATGGCTTTGCGGTCCCGGTGGACATCGCTGCCAAAATCGCCAATGACCTGATCAACTACGGCGAAGTGCAGAAGGCCATTCCCGGTGTGAGCACGGAAGAAATCACCCCTGAAATCGCCGAAAAAATGGGGCTCGAATCATTGGACGGCGTGATCGTAAACCATATTATCCGCAATGGCGCAGCAGAAAAAGCGGGCATGGAAGTCGGAGACATCATTATCGGCATCGACGACACCGAAGTGAATGGCAAAGGCAGTTTTGAAGAGGCCTTATCTTATCACTACCCTGGGGACCAAGTCACCCTACGGTACCTCCGTGAAAACAAGCAAAAAAGGGCAGACATCACCCTTCAAAACCTTCAAGGAGGCACTGGGGTGATCGAAAAGGCCTTTTTCTCTTCTGCTTTGCTGGGAGCAAAACTGGAAGCGGTAAATACAGTGGACAAAGACCGCTATGAAATTGATTATGGTGTCAAAATCACCGCCCTCACCAGAGGATACCTCAGTGAACTGGGGCTAGGGAATGGCTTTATTCTCACTGAGGTAAATGGGGAACCGGCAGAAGATCCGGACGAAATCGGCACTTTCTTGGAAGAATACAGCGGCCGACTGGTACTGGAAGGCATCACCCCTCGGGGAAGGGTATTCCGACAATCCTACAGCGTCAGGTAG